From Acidianus brierleyi:
ATATTCTTCATATTATACTGCCTACTGTATTTTCTGCATATATAATAGTAAATATATTTGGATATATTTTTGTATATATTATTTATAGATACTTAGGATTAAAGACCGCCTTATTAATTAGTATTTTTCCAGTCTATGTAGTATTCTCCACTATACCGTACTCAGACGATATATTACTTACATTTATATCTTTAGCATTATTTATTAATTCCAGCACTATATCTTCCATTTTTCTTTCATTGTCTGTATTAACATTTTATAATATCATAATCACAATTCCAGCATTTATCATGAAAAATTGGAAGATTATTATAATGCCAATTCTAACAGGCATAGGTATATTTATAGCCTATTTTATATTTTTTGGAAACCCTTTCATATATTTTAATATAGAAAAAGAATATTGGAACGCCGGTTTTACTTTACCGAATGTGCAAGCAATGTTCTTGTTAAATGGTTGGTTCACTAGTGAGCCCTGGAAGTTTTTAAACTTTGAAATTCCAAGACCTCTTTGGCTTATTAGAAATTACTTGTTTTTTATTTTCTATTTCCTTGGAGATTACTTTTTATTAAAATCCAATCTAAAAAACAGAAAGTTCCTTTTTCTATATTCTTTATTAGTCGAAATGCCTTTATTGTTCATTAATGGAGTTCCAGCAATATCTATTCCAAGACTACTTCTTCCAGCATTTCCTATATTCTATGGATACGCAAGCTTGCGTAAAAATATTATATATTTATATGCAATCATTTCGATATTTTTGATCCCAATAATTACAATATGGCAAATGACAGCATTTTTCTCGTAAGAAGCAATATATGCAATTAGTAGTTCACATTGATTCAATAGCTTCTAGATAGCTATTTGTAATTAGATATTTTCTCTAAGTTCTTTTATTTCATTTTTAATATTTTCATTTTCAATAATATCTAAAGGAAAGTATGCAGTAACTATCCAATTAGGAACATCAACTAGTTCGCTAACTTTAAGATCTAAGGCGGCACTAGATAACATGTAAGCTTCTATGGGCTCCATAAAATTAGATAATATTGATATAATTCCTTTTACGGCGGTTTTTGTTGCAATCCACAAATCTTGAGATATGCCCGGATAAGCTATATATTCTTTATAATCCATTTCTTTAACCTTAGATGTGTAAAATATGGGCTGTGAAATATTCATATTTTTGATAATTTTGACTTTTATCTTAACTTTTAAAGGTGCTTCTATCGCACTTCCACACACTTCTCCATCTCCTTGAGCTAAATGTGTATCCCCTATAGAAAGTAAACCGCCTTTTTTGAATACTGGCAAATATATTTTAGATCCAGTAGTCAAATGCTTTATATCAAGATTTCCTCCATTTTCTCTAGGGGGAATAGTACTCCACT
This genomic window contains:
- a CDS encoding acetamidase/formamidase family protein, producing MYTIHAKTHNKWDNSLKPIISIKNEDEIEIETKEASDGQITKSSTKEDLKKLDFNLIHPLTGPIEIEDAEPGDALEIEFLNFSDFGWGWTAVIPGFGFLSQDLYTTPIDLAGPELTIWNTEEGYAKAKFGKVNVRIRTFPFPGVIGTALPYPGKWSTIPPRENGGNLDIKHLTTGSKIYLPVFKKGGLLSIGDTHLAQGDGEVCGSAIEAPLKVKIKVKIIKNMNISQPIFYTSKVKEMDYKEYIAYPGISQDLWIATKTAVKGIISILSNFMEPIEAYMLSSAALDLKVSELVDVPNWIVTAYFPLDIIENENIKNEIKELRENI